One genomic region from Paramicrobacterium agarici encodes:
- a CDS encoding bifunctional folylpolyglutamate synthase/dihydrofolate synthase: protein MSEPVVGSSGFAAEAADTIAELYARTGEGRPRPRLDPTRRLVELLGDPQAACPIIHVTGTNGKSSTSRFIESILRAHGLRTGLFTSPHLKSFNERITIDGEPISNDKLVENWRDIKPYVEMIDGQLQDEGEVRLTFFETLTALAFASFAEAPVDVAVVEVGMGGEWDSTNVADASVAVFTPIDIDHSATLGGTIAEIAATKAGIIKRGSRVVSATQVPVALAEIERAAARLEAPVTLEDRDFVLSSDVVAVGGQQITVQGRSAAYDGLFLPVFGDHQGRNAALAIAVCETFLGDGGVPLDPEVLAQGLAEARSPGRLEIAATQPTILVDAAHNPHGAQSLADALQRYFDSDNVGLVIGVLDDKDARGILDHLLPVAERVFTTHVESERARDAEALAAEVRRATSDTPVVAYDSVDEALSIARDWASEEPGRIVLVAGSVILAGEALLVVDDRGWA, encoded by the coding sequence ATGTCTGAGCCAGTCGTCGGAAGCTCCGGTTTTGCCGCAGAAGCGGCTGATACCATCGCAGAACTCTACGCACGCACGGGGGAGGGGCGGCCACGGCCGCGCCTCGACCCGACTCGTCGGCTCGTCGAACTGCTGGGTGATCCTCAAGCCGCGTGCCCGATCATTCACGTCACAGGCACCAACGGCAAGAGCAGCACCTCGCGCTTCATCGAAAGCATCCTCCGGGCGCATGGGCTTCGTACAGGGCTGTTCACGAGTCCCCACCTGAAGTCGTTCAACGAGCGCATCACCATCGACGGCGAGCCGATCTCGAACGACAAGCTCGTTGAGAACTGGCGGGACATCAAACCGTACGTCGAGATGATCGACGGGCAGTTGCAGGATGAGGGCGAGGTACGGCTGACGTTCTTCGAGACGCTCACTGCTCTTGCTTTCGCAAGCTTTGCTGAGGCACCCGTCGACGTGGCCGTCGTCGAGGTCGGAATGGGTGGCGAGTGGGACTCCACAAACGTCGCCGACGCCTCCGTCGCGGTCTTCACCCCGATCGATATCGACCACAGCGCGACGCTCGGAGGCACGATCGCCGAGATCGCTGCGACGAAAGCAGGCATCATCAAGCGCGGGTCGCGCGTCGTCTCTGCCACGCAGGTGCCGGTCGCGCTCGCTGAGATCGAACGCGCTGCCGCCCGGCTCGAGGCTCCGGTCACTCTCGAAGACAGGGATTTCGTCCTCTCGAGCGACGTTGTGGCTGTCGGAGGGCAGCAGATCACGGTTCAGGGCCGTTCGGCCGCGTACGACGGGCTGTTCCTCCCCGTATTCGGCGACCACCAGGGGCGCAACGCGGCTCTCGCCATCGCTGTCTGCGAGACATTTCTCGGAGACGGTGGTGTGCCGCTCGACCCCGAGGTACTTGCGCAGGGGCTCGCAGAGGCGCGGTCGCCCGGTCGGCTCGAGATCGCCGCGACCCAGCCCACGATCCTTGTCGACGCAGCGCACAACCCCCACGGAGCGCAATCGCTTGCCGACGCGCTTCAGCGGTATTTCGACAGCGACAACGTCGGGCTCGTGATCGGGGTTCTCGACGACAAGGACGCTCGAGGAATTCTCGACCACCTCCTTCCCGTCGCAGAGCGCGTGTTCACGACCCACGTGGAGTCCGAGCGTGCTCGAGACGCGGAAGCTCTCGCAGCGGAAGTCCGGCGTGCGACTTCGGATACTCCGGTTGTCGCCTATGACAGCGTCGACGAGGCTCTCTCGATCGCTCGGGACTGGGCGAGTGAAGAGCCGGGCCGAATTGTCTTGGTCGCGGGGTCTGTCATTCTCGCCGGGGAGGCTCTGCTTGTGGTCGACGACAGGGGCTGGGCGTGA
- a CDS encoding DUF4233 domain-containing protein, with protein MRGGGVRATLGSIVFSAELLVVFLATLVAFGLKAVEPVTAFVAGGILCVLMVAVIPVLRFRWGLICGWALQGVIVATGIVMPQMFVVGGLFLIMWIYCMIVGARIDREKSRRLEAGES; from the coding sequence GTGAGGGGAGGGGGCGTCAGAGCCACTCTTGGTTCCATCGTCTTCAGCGCTGAGTTGCTCGTCGTTTTTCTCGCGACACTCGTGGCGTTTGGGCTCAAGGCCGTCGAGCCTGTCACGGCGTTCGTCGCCGGCGGCATCCTCTGTGTGCTGATGGTCGCGGTCATTCCCGTGCTGAGGTTCCGCTGGGGCCTGATCTGCGGGTGGGCGCTGCAAGGCGTTATTGTTGCTACCGGCATTGTGATGCCCCAGATGTTCGTCGTCGGCGGGCTGTTCCTGATTATGTGGATCTACTGCATGATCGTGGGGGCTCGGATCGACAGAGAGAAGAGCCGCCGGCTCGAGGCAGGAGAAAGCTAA
- the ndk gene encoding nucleoside-diphosphate kinase, with amino-acid sequence MAVEETLVLIKPDGVARSLTGEILRRIEAKGYSLVDIRLVQADRDLLAAHYAEHEGKPFYEPLVEFMMSGPVVAIRVAGDRVIEGFRSLAGATDPTSAAPGTVRGDLGRDWGLAVQQNLVHGSDSPESAARELALWFG; translated from the coding sequence ATGGCCGTAGAAGAGACACTTGTTCTGATCAAACCCGATGGGGTCGCCCGCAGCTTGACGGGCGAAATTCTCCGCCGCATCGAGGCGAAAGGGTACTCGCTCGTCGACATCCGCCTCGTGCAGGCAGACCGCGACCTGCTTGCCGCCCACTACGCCGAGCACGAGGGCAAGCCGTTCTACGAACCGCTCGTCGAGTTCATGATGTCGGGACCTGTCGTCGCCATTCGTGTCGCGGGAGACAGAGTGATCGAGGGCTTCCGGTCGCTCGCGGGCGCGACGGACCCGACGAGCGCCGCTCCGGGCACCGTGCGCGGCGACCTGGGCCGCGACTGGGGCCTTGCGGTGCAGCAGAACCTTGTGCACGGCTCCGACAGCCCAGAGTCTGCAGCGCGCGAGCTCGCGCTCTGGTTCGGATAG
- a CDS encoding vitamin K epoxide reductase family protein: MTETRDATVDNARPVPLAIFLIIAGVVGWIAAFALTLDKFIQLENPDAKLGCDFNILVGCSTNLASEQGAVFGFPNPIIGLTCWVVPVVIGVALLAGARFPRWFWLALWAGFLFGACLVAWFITQSIYVISSLCPWCMLTWSMMIPSFLAVTFHVLRLGAFGRGTRARSVGSALIGWTPLITLVIFVLIAVLAQLRLDVIAHIF; the protein is encoded by the coding sequence GTGACCGAGACGCGAGACGCCACCGTGGACAATGCCCGACCTGTTCCGCTCGCGATCTTTCTCATCATTGCGGGTGTTGTCGGGTGGATTGCGGCCTTCGCGCTCACACTCGACAAGTTCATTCAGCTCGAGAACCCCGATGCGAAGCTGGGCTGCGACTTCAACATTCTCGTCGGATGCAGCACGAACCTGGCGTCTGAGCAGGGTGCCGTCTTCGGATTTCCCAACCCGATCATCGGGCTCACGTGCTGGGTCGTTCCCGTGGTCATCGGCGTCGCACTGCTCGCCGGTGCTCGCTTTCCCCGGTGGTTCTGGCTGGCCCTGTGGGCCGGCTTCCTCTTCGGCGCGTGTCTCGTTGCCTGGTTCATCACTCAGAGCATCTACGTGATCAGCTCGTTGTGCCCGTGGTGCATGCTGACGTGGTCGATGATGATCCCCTCGTTCCTCGCCGTCACATTCCACGTGCTGCGGCTCGGCGCGTTCGGTAGGGGCACACGCGCACGTTCCGTCGGTTCGGCGCTCATCGGCTGGACGCCGCTCATCACGCTCGTGATCTTCGTCCTTATCGCGGTTCTCGCGCAGCTCCGACTCGATGTCATCGCGCACATCTTCTGA
- a CDS encoding Rne/Rng family ribonuclease, with protein sequence MVEKENTTVPVDPVDEETETQNSQDAAADDAARDRDAAPAPAPREPSPSDAGETPQDATLDAAAEEQAPAAPLTTQLIFQAPDIKPLPPRPKHDERESGDEGGARRRSRRRRGGDQDGSDAEPITEPQKVKGSTRLEAKKQRRRDGRDAGRRRSVVTEAEFLARRESVDRKMIVRSKKGRIQIGVLEDDVLAEHYVARSQESSLIGNVYLGKVQNVLPSMEAAFVDIGRGRNAVLYSGEVDWDSVETGNQPRRIELALKPGDKVLVQVTKDPVGHKGARLTSQVSLPGRYLVYVPNGSMNGISRKLPDTERARLKKILKAILPENAGVIVRTAAEGATEEQLTRDVNRLTSQWESIQKQVENGHAPALLHSEPDLLIKIVRDVFNEDFHNMVISGSDAKQTIEKYLSQVAPDLLDRVENYDGGKDVFDEYRITEQIEKALDRKVWLPSGGSLVIDRTEAMTVVDVNTGKFVGSGGNLEETVTKNNLEAAEEIVRQLRLRDIGGIIVVDFIDMVLESNRDLVLRRLVECLSRDRTKHQVAEVTSLGLVQMTRKKLGLGLLETFSEACEACAGRGVVVHHEPVAKHRGSGSDNGGRKRRGNNGSSHGNGQHSSKAVGAAHSITDDAKKALSQIAASTIHAESEPSEKPAEPASVVESMSEPEPKAEQPADELSDSVAILDIPIEPAQRSSRPIDKREAEDLLGSVLDSLPEPKKPGQGRNRSRRVTTAALTGTPVTTNDEPDSAES encoded by the coding sequence ATGGTGGAAAAAGAGAACACGACAGTGCCCGTCGACCCGGTCGACGAGGAAACCGAGACACAGAATTCGCAGGATGCTGCCGCAGACGACGCAGCGAGAGACAGAGATGCGGCTCCGGCTCCCGCACCGCGCGAGCCGAGCCCCAGCGACGCCGGGGAGACGCCCCAAGACGCGACGCTCGATGCCGCGGCTGAGGAACAAGCACCTGCGGCCCCTCTGACGACCCAGCTCATCTTTCAAGCGCCCGACATCAAGCCGCTGCCTCCACGTCCGAAGCACGATGAGCGCGAGAGCGGCGACGAGGGCGGAGCCAGGCGGCGCTCTCGACGCCGTCGCGGCGGCGACCAGGACGGGTCCGACGCAGAGCCCATCACCGAGCCTCAGAAGGTCAAGGGATCAACGAGGCTTGAGGCGAAGAAGCAGCGCCGTCGTGACGGCCGAGACGCAGGACGCCGTCGCTCGGTCGTTACCGAAGCAGAGTTTCTCGCGCGGCGCGAGTCGGTGGATCGCAAGATGATTGTGCGCTCGAAGAAGGGCCGCATTCAGATCGGCGTTCTCGAGGACGACGTGCTTGCAGAGCACTACGTGGCTCGATCGCAGGAGTCGTCGCTCATCGGAAACGTCTACCTTGGTAAAGTGCAGAACGTGCTGCCGAGCATGGAGGCCGCGTTCGTCGACATCGGGCGTGGCAGAAACGCCGTTCTGTACTCGGGTGAAGTGGACTGGGATTCTGTCGAGACGGGCAACCAGCCACGACGCATCGAGCTGGCTCTCAAGCCGGGCGATAAAGTGCTCGTTCAGGTGACGAAAGACCCCGTCGGACACAAGGGCGCGCGGCTCACCAGCCAGGTTTCCCTGCCCGGCCGTTACCTCGTGTATGTGCCCAACGGGTCCATGAACGGAATCTCGCGCAAGCTCCCCGACACCGAGCGCGCACGCCTCAAGAAGATCCTCAAGGCGATCCTTCCTGAGAACGCCGGCGTGATCGTTCGCACAGCAGCCGAAGGTGCAACAGAAGAGCAGCTGACGCGCGACGTGAACCGGCTGACCTCACAGTGGGAGTCGATCCAGAAGCAGGTAGAGAACGGGCACGCTCCCGCGCTGCTTCACTCGGAGCCCGACCTGCTCATCAAGATCGTGCGCGACGTATTCAACGAGGACTTCCACAACATGGTCATCTCGGGGTCGGACGCCAAGCAGACGATCGAGAAGTACCTCAGCCAGGTTGCCCCTGATCTTCTCGACCGTGTCGAGAACTACGACGGCGGCAAGGACGTCTTCGACGAGTACCGCATCACCGAGCAGATCGAGAAAGCACTCGACCGCAAGGTCTGGCTGCCGAGCGGCGGATCGCTCGTCATCGATCGAACCGAGGCGATGACCGTCGTCGACGTGAACACGGGAAAGTTCGTCGGCTCCGGGGGCAACCTCGAAGAGACCGTGACGAAGAACAACCTTGAAGCGGCAGAAGAGATCGTTCGCCAGCTTCGCCTTCGCGACATCGGCGGGATCATCGTCGTCGACTTCATCGACATGGTGCTCGAGTCGAATCGAGACCTTGTTCTGCGCCGCCTCGTGGAATGCCTCAGCCGCGACAGGACGAAGCACCAGGTCGCCGAAGTCACTTCGCTCGGGCTCGTGCAGATGACGCGGAAGAAGCTTGGGCTGGGCCTGCTGGAAACGTTCAGCGAGGCGTGCGAAGCATGCGCCGGGCGGGGCGTCGTCGTGCATCACGAGCCCGTGGCGAAGCACCGCGGCTCTGGTTCCGACAACGGCGGCCGAAAGCGTCGTGGCAACAACGGTTCGTCGCACGGCAACGGCCAGCACTCATCCAAGGCAGTCGGCGCCGCGCACTCGATCACCGACGACGCGAAGAAGGCGCTCTCGCAGATCGCCGCCAGCACGATTCACGCAGAATCCGAGCCGAGCGAGAAGCCGGCCGAACCAGCATCCGTTGTCGAATCGATGTCAGAACCCGAGCCCAAAGCTGAGCAGCCAGCAGACGAGTTGAGTGACTCGGTAGCGATTCTCGACATTCCCATTGAGCCTGCTCAGCGCTCGTCGCGCCCGATTGACAAGCGCGAGGCGGAGGACCTGCTCGGCTCTGTTCTGGACTCCCTTCCCGAGCCCAAGAAGCCAGGACAGGGGCGCAATCGATCGCGCCGCGTAACGACCGCGGCATTGACCGGAACGCCCGTCACGACGAACGACGAGCCCGATTCAGCAGAATCCTAG
- a CDS encoding DUF4031 domain-containing protein yields MALLIDPPMWPAHGTTWSHLVSDTSIAELRRFATELGLPSRSFDIDHYDVPEARYDEVVAAGASRVSAHELTRRLIASGLRVRARDR; encoded by the coding sequence ATGGCCCTCTTGATCGATCCACCCATGTGGCCGGCGCACGGAACAACATGGTCGCATCTCGTGAGCGACACATCAATAGCCGAGCTGCGACGCTTCGCGACAGAACTCGGCCTACCCTCTCGAAGCTTCGATATCGACCACTACGACGTCCCCGAGGCGCGCTACGACGAGGTGGTCGCCGCGGGCGCATCCCGGGTCAGCGCACATGAGCTGACCCGCAGACTCATCGCCAGCGGTCTCCGCGTGCGGGCGCGGGACCGCTGA
- the rplU gene encoding 50S ribosomal protein L21, giving the protein MVYAVVRAGGRQEKVEVGTIVTMDRVQADKNGNVELPAVLLVDGDTVTSDQKSLAKVKVTAEVLGDLRGPKIVIQKFKNKTGYKKRQGHRQELTRVKVTGIK; this is encoded by the coding sequence GTGGTTTACGCAGTTGTGCGCGCCGGTGGTCGGCAGGAGAAGGTCGAGGTCGGCACCATCGTCACGATGGACCGTGTCCAGGCAGACAAGAACGGCAACGTCGAGCTGCCCGCCGTGCTGCTGGTTGACGGCGACACAGTCACCAGCGACCAGAAGTCGCTTGCCAAGGTCAAGGTCACCGCCGAGGTTCTCGGTGATCTGCGCGGTCCGAAGATCGTCATCCAGAAGTTCAAGAACAAGACCGGTTACAAGAAGCGCCAGGGCCACCGTCAGGAGCTCACGCGCGTCAAGGTCACCGGCATCAAGTAA
- the rpmA gene encoding 50S ribosomal protein L27: MAHKKGASSTRNGRDSNAQRLGVKRFGGETVNAGEIIVRQRGTHFHPGVNVGRGGDDTLFALSNGAVEFGSKGGRRVVNIVSADA, translated from the coding sequence ATGGCACACAAAAAGGGTGCGAGCTCCACTCGCAACGGTCGTGACTCGAACGCGCAGCGCCTCGGTGTGAAGCGCTTCGGTGGCGAGACAGTCAACGCGGGCGAAATCATCGTTCGCCAGCGCGGAACGCACTTCCACCCAGGCGTGAATGTCGGTCGTGGCGGAGACGACACGCTGTTCGCTCTGTCGAACGGTGCGGTCGAGTTCGGTAGCAAGGGTGGACGCCGGGTCGTCAACATCGTTTCGGCCGACGCGTAG
- the obgE gene encoding GTPase ObgE: protein MATFVDRVTLHVSAGKGGNGCVSVRREKFKPLAGPDGGNGGNGGDIVLEADPQATTLLTYHRSPHRTSENGGFGMGDLRHGAAGEELVLPVPVGTVVKDADGETLIDMTEPETRFVIARGGYGGLGNAALASTKRKAPGFALLGTPGQSGDITLELKTIADVAFVGYPSAGKSSLIAAISAAKPKIADYPFTTLHPNLGVVQAGQHRYTVADVPGLIEGASAGRGLGLEFLRHVERCAALLHVIDCATLEPGRDPVSDLEVIESELAAYPVPDGQVPLLERPRLVALNKIDVPEARELAEFVRPDLEARGYRVFEISTASHEGLKALTYALGEVVHEHREAVRELEEHAPRIVMTPKPVNRKPFDIVVEGGTYGNVYRILGEKPERWVQQTDFTNDEAVGYLADRIAKIGIEDALFAAGAVAGSTVVIGPGKGVVFDWEPTLTSTAELMTSPRGTDARFDQNVRPTRGQRRDAYYDRMDAKTAAREELESEREAGLWSEDEPER from the coding sequence GTGGCGACGTTCGTCGATCGCGTGACGCTGCACGTCAGTGCAGGTAAAGGTGGCAACGGCTGTGTTTCTGTACGCCGCGAAAAGTTTAAGCCACTCGCCGGGCCCGACGGTGGAAACGGTGGCAACGGCGGAGATATCGTTCTTGAGGCTGATCCCCAGGCGACGACGCTTCTCACGTACCACCGCTCGCCCCATCGCACGTCCGAGAATGGCGGATTCGGCATGGGCGACCTCAGGCATGGGGCGGCGGGCGAAGAACTCGTTCTGCCCGTGCCCGTGGGCACCGTCGTCAAGGACGCCGACGGCGAGACGCTCATCGACATGACTGAACCAGAAACGCGCTTCGTCATCGCCCGCGGCGGCTACGGGGGACTGGGGAACGCTGCACTCGCGTCGACGAAGCGCAAGGCACCCGGCTTCGCGCTTCTGGGCACACCGGGTCAGTCGGGTGACATCACCCTCGAGCTCAAGACAATTGCGGACGTCGCGTTCGTGGGGTACCCGTCTGCAGGCAAATCGAGCCTGATCGCGGCGATTTCCGCGGCGAAGCCGAAGATCGCGGACTATCCCTTCACGACGCTGCACCCGAACCTCGGCGTCGTGCAGGCCGGCCAGCACCGCTATACCGTCGCCGACGTTCCCGGCCTCATCGAGGGTGCAAGCGCTGGACGCGGGCTCGGTCTCGAGTTCCTCAGGCACGTCGAGCGTTGCGCGGCGCTTCTGCACGTTATCGACTGTGCGACCCTCGAGCCCGGACGCGACCCCGTGAGTGATCTTGAGGTGATTGAAAGCGAACTCGCTGCATACCCCGTGCCGGACGGGCAAGTTCCTCTGCTCGAGCGTCCGCGACTTGTCGCACTCAACAAGATCGACGTTCCAGAGGCGCGGGAACTGGCAGAGTTCGTGCGTCCGGATCTTGAAGCACGGGGCTATCGGGTATTCGAGATCTCAACGGCGAGTCACGAGGGTCTCAAAGCACTCACCTACGCGCTCGGTGAGGTCGTACACGAACACCGTGAGGCCGTCCGGGAACTCGAGGAACACGCGCCCCGCATTGTGATGACGCCGAAACCCGTTAACCGCAAACCGTTCGACATCGTTGTCGAGGGCGGGACATACGGGAACGTCTACAGGATTCTCGGTGAGAAGCCGGAGCGCTGGGTCCAGCAGACCGACTTCACCAACGATGAGGCCGTCGGCTACCTGGCCGACCGGATCGCAAAGATCGGAATCGAAGATGCGCTATTCGCCGCGGGTGCTGTCGCCGGATCAACCGTGGTCATCGGGCCCGGAAAGGGCGTCGTGTTCGATTGGGAGCCCACTCTCACATCGACGGCAGAGCTCATGACCTCTCCGCGAGGAACGGACGCGCGCTTCGATCAGAACGTCAGGCCCACCCGCGGGCAGCGTCGCGACGCGTACTACGATCGAATGGACGCCAAGACCGCGGCGCGCGAAGAACTCGAGAGCGAGCGTGAGGCAGGGCTCTGGTCGGAGGACGAGCCGGAGCGATGA
- the proB gene encoding glutamate 5-kinase: MITTRADISRARRIVVKVGSSSISGVNSGQIEPLVDALAAAHSNGIEVILVSSGAIATGMPYLGLESRPEDLATQQAAAAVGQNVLVYRYQDSLDRYGIVAGQVLLTAGDLDDPNSRSNAQRAVDRLLSLRILPIVNENDTVATHEIRFGDNDRLAALVSTLIGADAMVLLSDVDAIYTRPPEIPDAERISLVAPGEQLSGVEFGEATRNGVGTGGASTKVSAARLAAARGTGVLVTSASRISAALSGADVGTWFAPHLNE; this comes from the coding sequence ATGATCACAACACGCGCAGACATCAGTCGCGCACGGCGCATCGTCGTCAAAGTCGGCTCGTCGTCCATCAGCGGTGTGAACAGCGGACAGATCGAACCTCTCGTCGACGCGCTGGCCGCGGCCCATTCCAATGGCATCGAGGTGATCTTGGTCTCCTCTGGGGCCATCGCCACAGGCATGCCCTACCTGGGGCTCGAAAGCAGACCGGAAGACCTCGCCACGCAGCAGGCTGCGGCCGCTGTCGGCCAGAACGTGCTCGTGTACCGGTATCAAGACAGTCTCGACCGCTATGGAATCGTGGCGGGGCAGGTCTTGCTGACCGCTGGCGACCTTGACGACCCCAACTCCCGGAGCAACGCCCAGCGGGCGGTGGACCGGCTTCTCAGCCTTCGAATTCTGCCGATCGTCAATGAGAACGACACCGTCGCGACCCACGAGATCCGCTTCGGCGACAACGACCGACTTGCAGCACTCGTTTCAACGCTCATCGGTGCCGACGCAATGGTGCTCCTGAGCGACGTCGACGCGATCTACACCCGTCCCCCCGAAATTCCGGACGCGGAGCGCATCAGCCTCGTCGCGCCGGGGGAACAGCTGTCAGGAGTCGAATTCGGTGAAGCGACGCGAAACGGCGTCGGCACGGGAGGCGCGTCGACGAAGGTCTCCGCCGCACGGCTCGCGGCTGCGCGAGGCACCGGTGTGCTCGTCACTTCGGCGTCTCGCATCAGCGCCGCCCTGAGCGGTGCCGATGTCGGTACGTGGTTCGCGCCACATTTGAACGAGTGA
- a CDS encoding glutamate-5-semialdehyde dehydrogenase, with protein sequence MTDTRTGAIVRSRLEDARRASRALALATGSQREAALEAIAVAIESDVEGILSANERDIVRGRENGLAPGLLDRLRLDENRIAALAESVRHIAALTDPVGQVVRGSRLENGVRIEQVRVPFGVVGAIYEARPNVTVDIAALALRSGNAVVLRGGSAAIESNTRLTEVLRRALSAAGLPAHVIQSIDDFGREGATELMRARGLVDVLIPRGSASLINTVVSESTVPVIETGAGVVHVYVDADADAATAASIVVNAKAQRPSVCNAAETVLVHRDAAERVLPALLEKLRSAGVTVRGDDEARAYSPAIEPAAADEWSTEHLDLTLGMRIVDSLDDALEHIAMYSTHHTESIVTNSVRNSERFLAEVDSAVVMVNASTRFTDGGVFGFGAEVGISTQKLHARGPMGLTELTSTKWLVRGDGQVRG encoded by the coding sequence ATGACCGACACCCGAACTGGCGCTATCGTTCGCTCACGCCTCGAGGATGCACGCCGCGCCTCACGCGCGCTTGCTCTAGCCACGGGCAGCCAGCGCGAAGCGGCGCTTGAGGCCATAGCCGTGGCCATCGAGAGCGACGTCGAAGGAATCCTGTCGGCAAACGAGCGCGATATCGTCAGGGGGCGAGAGAACGGCCTCGCGCCCGGCCTGCTTGATCGGCTTCGACTCGACGAGAACCGGATCGCGGCTCTCGCGGAATCGGTCCGTCACATCGCAGCGCTCACCGATCCGGTTGGTCAAGTGGTGCGCGGAAGCCGGCTCGAGAACGGCGTTCGCATCGAACAGGTGCGGGTTCCGTTCGGAGTCGTCGGCGCGATCTACGAAGCGCGACCGAATGTCACCGTCGATATCGCGGCTCTCGCGCTGCGCAGCGGCAACGCCGTCGTGCTGAGAGGCGGCTCTGCGGCGATCGAGAGCAACACTCGTCTCACAGAGGTCCTGAGACGGGCGCTCTCGGCCGCGGGTCTCCCGGCGCACGTGATCCAGTCGATTGACGACTTCGGACGTGAGGGCGCGACAGAGCTCATGCGCGCTCGAGGTCTCGTCGACGTGCTTATTCCGCGAGGGAGCGCAAGTCTTATCAACACCGTCGTCTCAGAATCGACAGTGCCCGTCATCGAGACAGGCGCAGGCGTCGTGCACGTGTACGTCGACGCCGACGCAGACGCCGCGACGGCGGCATCCATCGTGGTCAATGCAAAAGCTCAACGCCCGAGTGTCTGCAATGCGGCTGAGACGGTGCTCGTCCACCGGGATGCCGCTGAGAGAGTGCTTCCCGCGCTTCTCGAGAAGCTTCGCTCAGCCGGTGTGACCGTGCGCGGCGACGACGAGGCTCGAGCGTACTCGCCGGCGATCGAGCCGGCAGCGGCCGACGAGTGGTCCACGGAGCACCTGGATCTCACGCTCGGAATGCGCATCGTGGACTCCCTTGATGACGCACTCGAGCACATCGCGATGTATTCCACGCATCACACGGAATCGATTGTGACGAACAGTGTGCGCAACTCCGAACGGTTTCTCGCGGAGGTCGACTCCGCCGTGGTCATGGTCAATGCGTCGACGCGCTTCACCGACGGAGGCGTCTTCGGATTCGGTGCCGAGGTCGGCATCTCTACACAGAAGCTGCATGCGCGGGGACCGATGGGCCTCACCGAGTTGACGAGCACGAAATGGCTCGTGCGCGGCGACGGACAGGTGCGCGGCTGA
- the nadD gene encoding nicotinate-nucleotide adenylyltransferase — protein MNTASASRPRIGVMGGTFDPIHNGHLVAASEVAHSYDLDEVIFVPTGQPWQKSHVSESEHRYLMTVVATAANPQFTVSRVDIERAGLTYTIDTLRDLKRQRPDSDLFFITGADAIAQIFSWKDHSELFSLAHFVAVSRPGHTLNISGLPAEHVSLLEVPALAISSTDCRSRVSRGHPVWYLVPDGVVQYITKYHLYRSSE, from the coding sequence GTGAACACAGCCAGTGCGTCGCGGCCCCGAATCGGGGTGATGGGCGGAACGTTCGACCCGATTCACAACGGTCACCTCGTTGCCGCAAGCGAGGTCGCACACTCGTATGACCTCGACGAAGTCATCTTCGTGCCGACGGGGCAGCCATGGCAGAAGTCTCACGTCAGCGAGAGTGAGCACCGCTATCTGATGACGGTTGTTGCCACCGCCGCGAACCCGCAGTTCACGGTCAGCCGCGTAGACATAGAGCGCGCGGGCCTGACGTACACGATCGACACGCTCCGTGACCTCAAGCGACAACGACCGGACTCCGACCTGTTCTTCATTACGGGCGCCGACGCGATCGCGCAGATCTTCAGCTGGAAGGACCACTCTGAGCTGTTCTCGCTCGCGCACTTCGTGGCTGTGAGTCGTCCGGGACATACCTTAAACATTTCTGGATTGCCGGCCGAGCACGTAAGCTTGTTGGAAGTTCCGGCACTTGCGATCTCGTCGACGGATTGCCGAAGCCGGGTCAGCAGGGGACATCCCGTGTGGTATCTGGTTCCGGATGGTGTCGTGCAGTACATCACGAAGTATCATCTGTATCGGAGTAGTGAATGA
- the rsfS gene encoding ribosome silencing factor yields the protein MTATDETRSQVQIAAAAAQSVGAEDLVALDVSQQLPFVDAFLIVTGRSERNVGAVADAVEEKLGEAGTRVVRREGRAEGRWVLIDFGDIVVHVFHPEERDYYSLERLWRDCPVISLEEALAQ from the coding sequence GTGACAGCTACTGACGAAACACGTTCCCAGGTCCAGATCGCGGCGGCCGCTGCGCAGAGCGTCGGGGCCGAAGATCTTGTGGCGCTCGACGTGTCACAGCAGCTTCCGTTCGTCGATGCCTTTCTGATCGTCACGGGGCGCAGCGAACGCAATGTCGGTGCGGTCGCGGATGCTGTCGAAGAGAAGCTCGGAGAAGCAGGCACACGCGTCGTCCGCCGTGAGGGACGCGCGGAAGGCCGCTGGGTGCTCATCGACTTCGGTGACATCGTCGTGCACGTGTTCCATCCCGAGGAACGCGACTACTACTCCCTTGAGCGACTGTGGAGGGACTGCCCGGTCATTTCGCTCGAGGAGGCGCTGGCACAGTAG